The genome window CGACTTCTCCTTGTCGCAGAACGCGGCGGTCTACCTGCTGCTGTCAGCCGGCGTCGTTGCCGCGTCCATGGCGGTGGCTCGCTACCGTCAGGGCCTGTCGAATGCTCGCCGGGCCAACGTGCCTCTGGTAGCAGCGGCCCTGCTTGCCGCGGGGCTTATCTTGGCCGTTCGGTTCGTGCTCACGCGCCACGATCCCCCGATGAGCGCGCACCCGTTGGCCCAGCAGGTGGCCAGCCAGAGCATCCGATCCGGCCGCCTGCCCGGTTTCTGGCTCAAAGACCAGCATGGCAAGCGCGTGGCGCTGAGCGATTACGAGGGCAAGTGCCTCGTGGTTGGTTTCTGGTCGCCTGGCCAGCCCGATGTCGCCCATGTGCTTGGAGCCTGGCAGCGCATCCACGAGGAATATGGAGACAAGGGCGTCCAGGTAGTGGCCGTCTGCCTGTCCGATGACTGGAGCGTCGGCGCACGATTCGCACGGAGCAGCCGTTTGAGCTACCCTGTTGTTACCGACACAGGGACGCACTGGGCCGAGAACATCGAGGATTCATCGCCGCTTGCCGAGGCATACGAGATCAGCAGCTTGCCTTGCACAATGATCGCCGACCGAAACCGTTATCTGGTGCAGCGCCTGGAAGCCCAGGGGCAGGCCCAGTATGAGTCCATTACCTATGCGCTGAAAGGCCTGCTGAGCACTCCCTGACCGGGAGGGCCGGGCCTGCGAACGAGCCCAATTCATGGATAACCTGCGCACGTTGTTCCGCTATAACGCAAGGGTGCTTCTGGCCAACAGCTACTGGCTGTTGATCATCCCTGTTGTCGCCAGCCAATTGGTCATCTTCTGGCACATGGCCATTGCCTCGCTGGTGACGCCGGCGACGGTCGCCCGGACCTGCGAACTGGTCATTCCGCTGCTGGGCGCGTTCCTCGCGGCCCACGCGCTGGCCCCCGAACAGAAATACCGGGTGGACGAGATCACCTTCGCACGCCCGGTGCCCTTCACCCGCACCATCATCCTCCGGCTGCTGGCCTTGTACTCACTGCTGGTAATTCTCGCAGTGCTCATGATGTACGTCTACCGCGCGGGTCTGAAGATTGACGTGGCGCTGGGAGATGTCTTGCTCGCCGGCGTCCCGTCAGTGCTCTTCCTGTCCATGCTTAGTTTGGCATTTGCGGCCGCTTGGCGCAGCCCGGCCCTCGGTGTCGGCGCCGCGCTCCTGTACTGGATTGCAGATGCCTGGAAGGGCAGCGCGCTGAACCCGTTGATGAGCCTGTACGGGTACGCGACCTGGCTGCAACATGAGAAACTGGAAGACGAGCGCATGGAGTGGATCGCCAGCAAGGCGATCCTTGCCGTGCTGGCGCTCGTGCTGATTTTCGTGGTGACACGCGGCCTGCAGCGTCCTGCTTCCCCCCGGCGCTGGCAATCCGTGTTGCGGCTCGCCGTCGGGGTGCTGGTGGTGGCGGGAGTGTATTTCACGTCCGGCGCGGTCTGGCAGTACCAGAAAGCTGCGCGTCTTGCCGCAAGTGACCCGCAGGGTGCCCGCGAGGCCTATCGTGCCACTTTCGCCCAGTACGGGCCCATTCCGGCTGCCTACCTGTTCGGCCAGGCTTTCGCCCAGTATGTCGGCTACCAACCGGGCGCGAGCCGGGAGGCGCGCGAGATCGGCGAATCCCGCAACCTGACGATCACCCGTATGAGGAACGTTGCCGAACGCTGGCCAGACGGTCCCTGGGCGGACAATGCTCTCTACGAAGTGATCCGGATCAGTCCCACGGGCGAGGACAACAGCGAGGAGGCGCGCACGGCGAACCGAGTGCTGCTTGAGACCTCTCGCGATTTCCTGAACAGATATCCCACGTCCGAGTTCGCGCCGTGGGTCGCCGCGCGGATGGTCACTGCCGCCCGGCTGCTCGGAGATGAGGAGTCAATGCAGTGGGCCTACGAGCGGTCCGTCAAGGTCTATGGGGGCTCCGCCGCGTCCGCCCGGGCGGCTGCCGAGATGCGCCAGTTCTATGTGGATCAGGGACAACTGGATAAGGCGGTGGAGTCCGCGCGCCTGGCTGCTGAAGCCGCGGCGCCCGAGGATCGGCCCGAAGCGCTCCTGGACCTGGCTTCCTTCCTGGCTCAGCAGGGCAAGCGCGAGGAGGCGCGGGAGATCCTCCAGGGCGTCGAGAAAGCGGTACAGGAGAAGCTGGCGGCCCTGGGACTGGAGGTCCTCACCCTCGAGAATGCCACCCCAGAGAACATGAAGAGGCGGTCGGAGATCCTGCAACTTCGAACTCGGGCCCGCGAGAAACTAGCGGCCCTCGATGGCAAGCAGCCGGCGCCGTGAATCTGGAGCAAGAAAAGCGTAAACTCCTCTTTACCTCGCTGTGCCTCGTGCCGATACTGACCGAGGGCAAAGTGATTATCGCCGGACAACCGGGGGGTCTGCCCAATGGCCTTGCTGCGCACGACTCTGGCTGTGCTCTGTTTTGTGTTTTCTGCTTCCTGTTCCGCCATAGAAATCCAGAGCGGTACCTTGCAAGCCACCACAGACGAGTTTGGTTACGTGACCCAGTACTCACTGGACGGCGGCGTAACAAATGAGCTGTGGCAGCTGTACGGGTACATTGGCAACGAATACGGGGTAATTCCCACCGCGCCGGGGAGCAGCTACTCGCAGTTCTTCGACGTGGACAGTCTCAACGTAACAGCTACAGGCATCACCTCAAGCCTGAGGCTCAATGCACTCGGTGCAGCGGAGCTGGGACTGTCGGCGGGCGACATTCTGATCGACTGGGCGATCTCCGTTGACGGTCCGCCGGCCAACAGACTGCTTTGGTCGCCAACCATTCGGAATGCCGCCGCCTCGTCCATGACGCTGTCCTTCTATGCTTACCTGGATTTGGACATCAATGAGACTGAAGAGCAGGACATTGCGGAAGGCGGTTTGCACGGCGGAGCATTCGGCGAAGGTGCGAAACGCCTGATCTGGACCCTCGCGCCGACTGCGGAGCATTACGAAGCCGGTCCATTTCCCAGCATCCAGTCGCTGCTGGACAACATGGCCGCAGCTTCGGACCTGGGAGACAGTGGCCTGCCGATCGGTACGCCCTCCGACATCACAGCAGCATGGCAATTCGATCTTCAGCTGGGAGCGGGGGATTCGGCGAGGCTCGACATGGCTTTGGCCACACCGGAACCGGGCACTCTGGTCCTGATGCTGTCAGGAATCGGCGCCGGATGGGTTGCGCTTGTGCGGCGCAGGGGACGAGACACGGGGAAGAAACTGGGACATGGCTAACGACTCGGCCGGCGGGAACGGGATGGGCGGGAGACAAGACTCTGGAACCAGTTCCTGACCGCCGCGATGGTATTGCCCATGGGGAAGCCATCCAGATCGGCGCCTTCGGTGCAACTGGCGCCGTCATTGGCGGCCTGGATAGCCAGGCCGACGCCGGTCGCGTGGATGGGAGTGGCCACGCTTTCGGAGAGCCCCACCAGGTTGCGCGGCGCACCGACGCGAACCGGAAGCCCGTCGAGTACGTCGGAAGCCACCCGCCAGGCGTCCGCAAGTTGTGATCCCCCGCCGGAAATCACGACTCCGCCATTGATTGTGTGGTAGACCCCTGCCCGGCGCAGATCGTTCTTCACCAGCGTGAAGATCTCCTCGACCCGCGGTTGGATGATCTCGGAGATCAGGCGCTGCGGGACGCGCTCAGCCTTGCCGGTTCCGGCGATGTTCACCTGGACATAGTCATCTTCGGACACTGATTCCGGCATCGCCCTGCCGAAACGGCACTTGAGCATCTCGGCATCTTCGAGGCTCACATGCAGGACACGGGCGATGTCGCGGGTAAGGTGGTTGCCGGCGACGGGGATGGCGGATGTGTGGCAGATGGAGCCGTTGTCGAAGGCTGCGATATCCGTGGTCCCGCCGCCTATATCGACGAGGGTCACACCCAGGTCGCGTTCCGCTTCGGTGATCACAGCGAGGCTTGTGGCGATTGGCTCCAGAAGGTCTTGCTGGACCTCGATACCGCAGTCTTCGACGCACTTCTCCACGTTATCGATAATATTCTGCATCCCGGTGACAACGTGGACTTCGGCGTCGAGGTAGGTAGCGCTCATGCCCACGGGGCGTGTGACCCCGGGCTGCCCATCGAGAGTGAATCCCCGGACGATGGTGTAGACGATTTCGCGGTCCGAGGGCAGCGCCACACTGTCCCGTGCGCTCTGGATCACTTTCTCCACGTCTTCGGGTGTGACTTCGCCCGTCGGGCCCGTGCGCACCCGTCCGGTCACATTGGCGCACTGAATGTGGTCGCCGGTGATCCCGACATAGGCACCCGCGATCTTGATGTCCGCCATGCGCTCAGCGGCCGCCACCGCTTCGCTAATAGAATTGCGCGCCAGTTCACGATCCACCACGATGCCGCGTTTGAGGCCGTGGGACGGGTGCGTGCCCACACCCACGACATCCAGCGCCCCACGGTCCGTTGGGCGCCCGATGACCACGCAGATCTTGGTGGTCCCGACATCGATTCCGGCCACGCACAGGTCACGACGCACCGGGTGTTCTCTCCTTGGAAGAGGGCAGACAGAATCGGGTTCGGGCACAGGTCCGCCCGAAACTTTATCTTACCTTTGGCTGGCCGCGGTAGGCAAGCACCTTGCAGCGGCCGTCCGGGCAACGGCATGGCGCGGGTCCGTCAGAGCCCGGAGTACTCCATCTCCACGTCGCCCAGGAACACGGTGTCTCCCGGTTTTGCTCCCTTCGCCTCCAGCATATGCATCACTCCGAGGGCTTCGAGCTGTTCCTGGAGCCTCTCGAGTGCAGGCATGCTCTCCAGATTCGTGCGCTCCACAAGCTTCTCGACTTCGGTGCCCTGCACCACGTAGGTCTCCGGAGCCATTCTGCGCACGCTGATGCGCCTGAATGGGGCAGGCGGAGCTTCGAACAGTCGGGGCTCCCGGAGGCTGTCGTCGAGCGGGTCCGTGAGATCGAGTTCACGGAGCACGCCGGCCACGTAGTTCGTAATCTCCCACACACCCTCCCCGGTGACTGCAGAAAGCGGGAAAGCCTTGCGACCGTCGGCCTCAACTCGCACCGTGAGGCGCTCAATGCTCTCGGGGTCCTGCAGGACGT of Armatimonadota bacterium contains these proteins:
- a CDS encoding PEP-CTERM sorting domain-containing protein; amino-acid sequence: MQATTDEFGYVTQYSLDGGVTNELWQLYGYIGNEYGVIPTAPGSSYSQFFDVDSLNVTATGITSSLRLNALGAAELGLSAGDILIDWAISVDGPPANRLLWSPTIRNAAASSMTLSFYAYLDLDINETEEQDIAEGGLHGGAFGEGAKRLIWTLAPTAEHYEAGPFPSIQSLLDNMAAASDLGDSGLPIGTPSDITAAWQFDLQLGAGDSARLDMALATPEPGTLVLMLSGIGAGWVALVRRRGRDTGKKLGHG
- a CDS encoding redoxin domain-containing protein, with amino-acid sequence MLWRLRYRVLPIARYEMLLGLRSASGLTLLGVCLLVGLVLGARSGMTPAAVSYQVGRMGAILLGFLCLPLMAGAARRDQQTLASDVVQSRPHQAHDLLLSRFLGNLGVALCLLVALAVFTFAAQAALAGSPPPGAGPRIAPMALIDGILAGALPLVVLCALGYCAGDLLQNTLSAAIIALYWILVLLGRDYLSRIFDFSLSQNAAVYLLLSAGVVAASMAVARYRQGLSNARRANVPLVAAALLAAGLILAVRFVLTRHDPPMSAHPLAQQVASQSIRSGRLPGFWLKDQHGKRVALSDYEGKCLVVGFWSPGQPDVAHVLGAWQRIHEEYGDKGVQVVAVCLSDDWSVGARFARSSRLSYPVVTDTGTHWAENIEDSSPLAEAYEISSLPCTMIADRNRYLVQRLEAQGQAQYESITYALKGLLSTP
- the ftsA gene encoding cell division protein FtsA; this translates as MRRDLCVAGIDVGTTKICVVIGRPTDRGALDVVGVGTHPSHGLKRGIVVDRELARNSISEAVAAAERMADIKIAGAYVGITGDHIQCANVTGRVRTGPTGEVTPEDVEKVIQSARDSVALPSDREIVYTIVRGFTLDGQPGVTRPVGMSATYLDAEVHVVTGMQNIIDNVEKCVEDCGIEVQQDLLEPIATSLAVITEAERDLGVTLVDIGGGTTDIAAFDNGSICHTSAIPVAGNHLTRDIARVLHVSLEDAEMLKCRFGRAMPESVSEDDYVQVNIAGTGKAERVPQRLISEIIQPRVEEIFTLVKNDLRRAGVYHTINGGVVISGGGSQLADAWRVASDVLDGLPVRVGAPRNLVGLSESVATPIHATGVGLAIQAANDGASCTEGADLDGFPMGNTIAAVRNWFQSLVSRPSRSRRPSR